A stretch of DNA from Gammaproteobacteria bacterium:
TTTAAACTGTTTTCTGAATTTTGTACGTTTAGGTTGTAACATCTGTCAATTTCCAAAAAATTCGGGCTACCCGCTATTTCTTTGCGGCCAGCGGGTTCGCGTCTGCTTCTTGCGGCTCACTGGCAAATATCTCGCCTTTGAAGATCCAAACCTTGACGCCAATAATGCCGTAAGTGGTGAGAGCTTCTGCAAAACCATAATCAATATCAGCACGTAACGTATGCAAAGGCACGCGACCTTCGTGATACCACTCGCTACGAGCAATTTCTGCACCGTTTAAGCGACCACCCACCTTGATTTTAATACCCTGCGCGCCAAGGCGCATCGTGTTTTGCACCGCACGTTTCATGGCACGGCGAAACATAATGCGACGCTCAATTTGCTGGGCAACACTCTCCGCTACCAGTTGCGCGTCCAACTCTGGCTTACGAATCTCTTCGATGTTGATATGCACAGGCACACCCATCATCGCACCCACTTCTTTACGTAGAGCCTCTACGTCTTCGCCTTTTTTACCAATCACGATACCGGGTCTAGCCGTATGTATTGTGATATGCGCATTTTTAGCTGGACGTTCAATCTGGATGCGACTAACCGATGCTTGTGATAACTTTTTCTTGAGAAACTCACGCACCTTAAGATCAGCGTACAAATTATCCGCATAGTCACTTGAATTAGCATACCACTTAGACGTCCAATCTTTGACGATACCAAGCCGTATTCCAATAGGATGAACCTTTTGACCCATAATTTGCTCTCTTTAACTTTAGTCGACAACAGCCACAGTAATATGGCTGTTACGTTTCAATATTTGATTTCCACGACCCTTTGCACGAGCGCGAAACCGTTTGAATGTGGCTGCTTCATCAACGTAAATTGTTTCAACTTTAAGATCGTCGATATCAGCACCGTCATTATGTTCTGCATTAGCAATGGCAGACTCAAGCACTTTCTTAATAATGCCTGCACCCTTCTTCGGACTAAGAGTGAGGACTTGTAGCGCACGGTCAACTGGCAAACCACGAATCTGGTCTGCAACCAGCCGTGCCTTTTGAGCCGAGATGCGGCTATGACGTAAACGCGCCAATGTTTTCATTTTATTACCGGTGTTTTCATTGTATATCGAGCTCCGTTATTTCGCTTTCTTATCGCCGGCATGGCCACGATAAGTACGCGTTGCCGAGAACTCACCCAGCTTATGACCAACCATGTTCTCAGAAATCAATACAGGCACATGTTGGCGTCCGTTATGAATCGCAATCGTTAAACCCACCATGGTAGGGGTGACCATTGAACGACGAGACCAGGTTTTAATCGGGCGACGATTATTACTAGCCACCGCCTCATCCACCTTTTTTCTAAGGTGAAGATCGATGAAAGGCCCTTTCTTGATTGAACGTGGCACGTTATATCCTCTTTAATAT
This window harbors:
- the rplV gene encoding 50S ribosomal protein L22; this translates as MKTLARLRHSRISAQKARLVADQIRGLPVDRALQVLTLSPKKGAGIIKKVLESAIANAEHNDGADIDDLKVETIYVDEAATFKRFRARAKGRGNQILKRNSHITVAVVD
- the rpsS gene encoding 30S ribosomal protein S19, translated to MPRSIKKGPFIDLHLRKKVDEAVASNNRRPIKTWSRRSMVTPTMVGLTIAIHNGRQHVPVLISENMVGHKLGEFSATRTYRGHAGDKKAK
- the rpsC gene encoding 30S ribosomal protein S3, which translates into the protein MGQKVHPIGIRLGIVKDWTSKWYANSSDYADNLYADLKVREFLKKKLSQASVSRIQIERPAKNAHITIHTARPGIVIGKKGEDVEALRKEVGAMMGVPVHINIEEIRKPELDAQLVAESVAQQIERRIMFRRAMKRAVQNTMRLGAQGIKIKVGGRLNGAEIARSEWYHEGRVPLHTLRADIDYGFAEALTTYGIIGVKVWIFKGEIFASEPQEADANPLAAKK